The Lentzea guizhouensis genome contains a region encoding:
- a CDS encoding uridine kinase family protein: MPTPVPVPRAVLLAGPSGSGKSTLAAHLGWPVLRLDDFYRDGDDPLLPRDDAGRADWDDIGSWNADAALKAVVELSATGRVQAPVYSIGEDRRTGWQTIELGDAPAFVAEGLFADLLVDGAEEAGVLKDAIVLAPSAPVTFARRFARDVAESRKPVPVLLRRGLRLMRQQPVVVRRCVDAGMRAMTPHRARHELATANS, translated from the coding sequence GTGCCCACTCCAGTACCTGTTCCGAGGGCCGTCCTGCTCGCCGGCCCGTCCGGCTCCGGCAAGTCGACCCTGGCCGCCCACCTCGGCTGGCCGGTGCTGCGCCTCGACGACTTCTACCGCGACGGCGACGACCCGCTGCTCCCCCGCGACGACGCCGGCAGGGCCGACTGGGACGACATCGGGTCGTGGAACGCCGACGCCGCGCTCAAGGCGGTCGTCGAGCTGTCCGCCACCGGGCGGGTGCAGGCGCCGGTGTACTCGATCGGCGAGGACCGACGGACCGGCTGGCAGACCATCGAGCTGGGTGACGCGCCCGCGTTCGTCGCGGAAGGACTGTTCGCGGACCTGCTGGTGGACGGTGCCGAAGAAGCCGGGGTGCTCAAGGACGCGATCGTGCTCGCGCCCAGTGCGCCCGTGACGTTCGCGCGCAGGTTCGCGAGAGATGTGGCCGAGTCGCGCAAACCGGTTCCGGTGCTGCTGCGGCGCGGATTGCGGCTCATGCGTCAACAACCGGTCGTGGTCCGCCGTTGTGTGGACGCGGGCATGCGGGCGATGACTCCCCACCGCGCTCGCCACGAGCTGGCCACTGCCAATTCGTGA
- a CDS encoding DUF4129 domain-containing protein — protein sequence MVASDVPVDLDRDEARDAAVRELSDPSYVSDDPNPLERVLQWVLDRLGELFAGAGGMSGITAVTIIVAVVVLVVIIIRLRTGRTGRALRSGAKVFGDTTMTAAEHRAAAERAAAAGDLAEAVRERFRAVVRELEQRGVLDARAGRTVDEVALEAGRALPVLADDLRGAAVQFDDVWYGGRTATEQGYRQVVSVDDRVRG from the coding sequence ATGGTGGCGTCTGACGTACCCGTCGATCTCGACCGCGACGAGGCCCGCGACGCCGCCGTCCGCGAGCTGAGCGACCCGTCGTACGTCTCGGACGACCCGAACCCGCTCGAACGCGTCCTGCAGTGGGTGCTCGACCGGCTGGGCGAGCTGTTCGCCGGCGCGGGCGGGATGAGCGGCATCACCGCCGTCACGATCATCGTGGCGGTGGTGGTGCTCGTCGTGATCATCATCAGGCTGCGCACCGGGCGCACCGGCCGGGCGCTGCGCTCGGGTGCCAAGGTGTTCGGTGACACCACCATGACCGCGGCCGAGCACCGGGCCGCCGCCGAACGCGCCGCGGCCGCCGGTGACCTGGCCGAGGCAGTGCGCGAACGATTCCGCGCCGTGGTGCGGGAACTGGAACAGCGCGGCGTGCTCGACGCACGAGCCGGGCGCACCGTGGACGAGGTGGCGCTGGAGGCGGGCCGGGCGCTGCCGGTGCTCGCGGACGACCTGCGCGGAGCGGCGGTGCAGTTCGACGACGTCTGGTACGGCGGCAGGACCGCCACGGAACAGGGGTACCGGCAGGTGGTCTCCGTGGACGACAGGGTGCGCGGATGA
- a CDS encoding DUF4350 domain-containing protein, translating into MTAVSPDAGRIWAAAKGPLVIGAVILAAAVVITLLRGSGQGGSLDPRSFQPEGSHAVAQLLRQNGVSVELTDDVSAVDGATLLVTHPDLIDPVRLAGMSEAAAATVLVAPASDLGRVDVETRQPGCPLAERAGAATTGGFTYTGEQSCYDSTLVRTGTVTTIGFGGVFTNDDLDEEGNAALALALLGQHERLVWYLPTAADRSQQKALTDLVPAGWLFAALQLGISAVVIALWRARRLGRVVPERLPVVVRAPRRWRAGPGCTGPRTRPGTRRRLRQATRDRLAPLLGVPAGEDPSEEIARRTSRSAPDVRTLLYDNGPVDDRGLVALADELDALENEVRRG; encoded by the coding sequence ATGACGGCGGTCTCCCCCGACGCGGGCCGGATCTGGGCCGCCGCCAAGGGCCCGCTGGTGATCGGGGCGGTCATCCTCGCGGCGGCGGTCGTGATCACGTTGCTGCGCGGCAGCGGCCAGGGCGGCTCGCTCGACCCGCGCTCCTTCCAGCCGGAGGGCAGCCACGCCGTCGCGCAGCTGTTGCGGCAGAACGGGGTGAGCGTCGAGCTCACCGACGACGTGTCCGCTGTGGACGGTGCGACGCTGCTCGTCACGCACCCGGACCTGATCGACCCCGTGCGCCTGGCCGGGATGAGCGAGGCCGCGGCGGCGACGGTGCTGGTGGCACCGGCGAGCGACCTGGGCCGGGTGGACGTCGAGACCCGCCAGCCGGGCTGCCCGCTCGCGGAACGAGCCGGTGCCGCCACGACCGGCGGGTTCACCTACACCGGCGAGCAGAGCTGCTACGACTCGACGCTGGTGCGCACCGGCACGGTGACGACGATCGGGTTCGGCGGCGTCTTCACCAACGACGACCTCGACGAGGAGGGCAACGCGGCGCTCGCGCTCGCGTTGCTGGGCCAGCACGAACGGCTGGTCTGGTACCTGCCGACCGCGGCCGACCGCTCGCAGCAGAAGGCGCTGACCGACCTCGTCCCGGCCGGCTGGCTCTTCGCCGCGCTGCAGCTGGGGATCTCGGCCGTGGTGATCGCGCTGTGGCGGGCCCGCAGGCTCGGCCGGGTCGTGCCGGAGCGGCTGCCGGTCGTGGTGCGCGCGCCGAGACGGTGGAGGGCAGGGCCCGGCTGTACCGGTCCTCGCACGCGGCCGGGCACGCGGCGGCGGCTGCGGCAGGCGACCCGCGACCGGCTGGCGCCGCTGCTGGGCGTGCCGGCCGGTGAGGACCCGTCCGAGGAGATCGCCCGCAGGACATCGCGTTCGGCACCTGACGTGCGGACGCTGCTCTACGACAACGGGCCGGTGGACGACCGGGGGCTGGTCGCGCTGGCCGACGAGCTGGACGCTCTGGAGAACGAGGTGCGCAGAGGATGA
- a CDS encoding AAA family ATPase yields MTAVVTTEEARTALVALRTEIGKAVVGNDAAVTSLILALLCKGHVLLEGVPGVAKTLLVRAMAKALDLETTRVQFTPDLMPGDLTGSLVYDSHNAAFSFREGPVFTNLLLADEINRTPPKTQSALLEAMEERQVSADGKTRPLPSPFIVVATQNPVEYEGTYPLPEAQLDRFLLKVTMPVPEREQEIDVLTRHASGFDPRDLSHLSPVAGAEHLEAGSAAVRALTVAPEVIAYVVDVCRATRQSPAVRLGVSPRGATALLAAARAWAWLSGRDYVTPDDVKSLARPALRHRLELRPEVELEGVTADGVLDGVLGAVAVPR; encoded by the coding sequence ATGACGGCAGTGGTCACCACCGAGGAAGCACGCACGGCGCTGGTGGCGTTGCGCACGGAGATCGGCAAGGCCGTGGTGGGCAACGACGCCGCGGTGACGTCGTTGATCCTCGCGTTGCTGTGCAAGGGGCACGTGCTGCTCGAGGGCGTGCCCGGCGTGGCGAAGACGCTGCTGGTGCGGGCGATGGCGAAGGCGCTGGACCTGGAGACGACGCGGGTGCAGTTCACGCCGGACCTGATGCCGGGCGACCTGACCGGGTCGCTGGTCTACGACTCGCACAACGCGGCGTTCTCGTTCCGCGAGGGCCCGGTCTTCACGAACCTGCTGCTGGCCGACGAGATCAACCGCACGCCGCCGAAGACGCAGTCGGCGCTGCTGGAGGCGATGGAGGAACGGCAGGTGTCCGCGGACGGCAAGACCCGGCCGCTGCCCTCGCCGTTCATCGTCGTGGCCACCCAGAACCCGGTGGAGTACGAGGGCACCTACCCGTTGCCCGAGGCTCAGCTGGACCGGTTCCTGCTGAAGGTGACCATGCCGGTGCCGGAGCGGGAGCAGGAGATCGACGTGCTGACCCGGCACGCGTCCGGGTTCGACCCGCGCGACCTCTCGCACCTGTCGCCGGTGGCCGGGGCGGAGCACCTGGAGGCCGGTTCGGCGGCCGTGCGCGCGTTGACCGTGGCACCCGAGGTGATCGCGTACGTGGTGGACGTGTGCCGGGCGACGCGCCAGTCCCCCGCGGTGCGGCTGGGCGTATCTCCGCGTGGCGCAACGGCTCTGCTCGCGGCGGCACGGGCGTGGGCGTGGCTGTCCGGCCGCGACTACGTGACGCCGGACGACGTGAAGTCGCTGGCGAGGCCCGCGTTGCGGCACCGGCTGGAGCTGCGCCCGGAGGTCGAGCTGGAGGGCGTGACGGCGGACGGCGTGCTGGACGGCGTGCTCGGGGCCGTCGCGGTGCCGCGCTGA
- a CDS encoding DUF58 domain-containing protein — translation MALTGRAGLLALIGVFVVGLLLPSWQGILVVLAVLVVCVAADLVLAAGVRRLTFSRAGATSVRTGELCTVQLTVHNPGRRLRGVLRDAWAPSAGVLDDRVAVDVPAGGSRTLSFELRPVRRGDRTADRVTVRSLGPLGVAARQGSHEVPWTVRALPPFHSRKHLPPLLERLRELDGRRASLIRGAGTEFDSLRTYVIGDDVRSIDWRASARSPDVVVRTWRPERDRQVVVVLDTARTAAGRVDGSLGGLPRLDTSMDAALLLSALAVQARDQVDFLAYSGKVRASVPRTTLPLLVNAMAPLEAELVEFDARGMVAEVLRRAARRSLIVLLTSLEPSIEHGLLPLLPALAARHRLLIASVSDPAVHAMAAGRGDLEAVYNAAAAERTLAERRRLTALLARHGVEVVDALPDDLPRALADRYLSLKAAGKL, via the coding sequence GTGGCGCTCACGGGCCGCGCGGGGTTGCTCGCGCTCATCGGGGTGTTCGTCGTCGGGCTGCTCTTGCCCTCGTGGCAGGGGATTCTCGTCGTGCTCGCGGTGCTGGTCGTGTGCGTGGCGGCCGACCTCGTGCTGGCGGCCGGCGTCCGGCGGTTGACGTTCTCGCGCGCGGGAGCGACTTCCGTGCGCACGGGCGAGTTGTGCACGGTGCAGCTGACGGTCCACAACCCCGGCCGTCGGTTGCGTGGCGTTCTCCGGGACGCGTGGGCACCTTCTGCCGGTGTGCTGGACGACCGGGTGGCCGTGGACGTGCCCGCCGGTGGGTCGCGGACGCTGTCGTTCGAGCTGCGGCCGGTGCGCCGTGGGGATCGCACGGCGGACCGTGTGACCGTGCGATCGCTTGGGCCGCTTGGGGTCGCAGCGCGCCAGGGGTCGCACGAGGTGCCGTGGACCGTGCGCGCGTTGCCGCCGTTCCACAGCCGCAAGCACCTGCCGCCGTTGCTCGAACGCCTGCGGGAGCTCGACGGGCGCCGGGCCTCGCTCATCCGGGGCGCGGGCACGGAGTTCGACTCGCTGCGGACGTACGTGATCGGCGACGACGTGCGGTCGATCGACTGGCGGGCGTCGGCGCGGTCGCCGGACGTCGTGGTGCGCACCTGGCGGCCGGAACGCGACCGGCAGGTGGTGGTCGTGCTGGACACCGCGCGCACGGCGGCCGGTCGGGTCGACGGGTCGCTCGGCGGGCTGCCGCGGCTGGACACGTCGATGGACGCGGCGTTGTTGTTGTCCGCGCTGGCGGTGCAGGCCCGCGACCAGGTCGACTTCCTGGCCTACAGCGGCAAGGTGCGGGCGTCGGTGCCGCGCACGACGTTGCCGTTGCTGGTCAACGCGATGGCGCCGCTGGAGGCCGAGCTGGTCGAGTTCGACGCGCGCGGCATGGTCGCCGAGGTCCTGCGGCGGGCCGCGCGCCGGTCGTTGATCGTGCTGCTGACCTCGCTGGAACCGTCGATCGAGCACGGTCTGCTGCCGCTGCTGCCAGCGCTGGCGGCCCGGCACCGGTTGCTGATCGCGTCGGTGTCCGACCCGGCCGTGCACGCGATGGCGGCGGGACGTGGTGACCTGGAAGCCGTGTACAACGCCGCTGCCGCGGAACGGACGTTGGCCGAACGCCGCCGTCTCACCGCTTTGCTCGCACGGCACGGTGTCGAGGTCGTGGACGCACTGCCCGACGACCTGCCACGCGCGCTCGCGGACCGCTATCTGTCGTTGAAGGCGGCGGGCAAGCTCTAG
- a CDS encoding stage II sporulation protein M: MDLDVFIERNRASWERLDQLVGRSGRLSGPEADELIELYQRTTTHLSTVRSQTPDVATVERLSSLVARARAAVTGTHTPAWRVFTRFFTHRFPAAVYLGWRWWVPAGVLFYLLTGIMAAWIASNPDVQAMIAAPDELREMTKVGGGYEAYYSSDPAGSFAAKVWTNNAWVAAACLLLGVLFAIPPIYLLFTNAVNLAVGVGLMFGAGRGDVFLGLLAPHGLLELTAVFVAAGIGMRLGWQVIDPGPRTRAAALATEGRAVVAVALGLVVVLLVSGVLEGFVTPSGWPTWARVGIGVVAEVLFLLYVFVIGRRAAQQGETGDVDASEREDVVPTSV, from the coding sequence GTGGATCTGGACGTGTTCATCGAGCGCAACCGCGCGTCGTGGGAGCGGCTCGACCAGCTGGTCGGCCGGTCGGGCCGGCTCAGCGGGCCCGAGGCCGACGAGCTGATCGAGCTCTACCAGCGCACCACGACGCACCTGTCGACCGTGCGCAGCCAGACGCCGGACGTGGCGACCGTGGAACGTCTGTCCTCACTGGTCGCCCGTGCGCGCGCGGCGGTGACAGGCACGCACACGCCCGCATGGCGCGTCTTCACCCGCTTCTTCACCCATCGGTTCCCCGCCGCGGTCTACCTCGGCTGGCGCTGGTGGGTGCCGGCCGGTGTGCTGTTCTACCTGCTCACCGGCATCATGGCGGCCTGGATCGCGTCCAACCCGGACGTGCAGGCGATGATCGCCGCGCCGGACGAGCTGCGCGAGATGACCAAGGTCGGCGGCGGCTACGAGGCCTACTACTCCAGCGACCCGGCCGGGTCGTTCGCCGCGAAGGTGTGGACGAACAACGCCTGGGTCGCCGCCGCGTGCCTGCTGCTCGGAGTCCTGTTCGCGATCCCGCCGATCTACCTGCTCTTCACCAACGCGGTGAACCTCGCCGTGGGCGTCGGCCTGATGTTCGGGGCCGGCCGCGGTGACGTGTTCCTGGGGCTGTTGGCCCCGCACGGCCTGTTGGAGCTCACGGCGGTGTTCGTCGCGGCGGGCATCGGCATGCGGCTGGGCTGGCAGGTGATCGACCCCGGCCCGCGCACCCGTGCCGCCGCGCTGGCCACCGAGGGACGCGCGGTGGTGGCCGTGGCGCTCGGGCTCGTCGTGGTGCTGCTGGTGTCCGGTGTGCTGGAGGGGTTCGTGACGCCGTCGGGCTGGCCGACGTGGGCGCGGGTCGGCATCGGCGTGGTGGCCGAAGTGCTGTTCCTGCTGTACGTCTTCGTGATCGGGCGACGGGCGGCGCAGCAGGGCGAGACGGGGGACGTGGACGCGAGCGAACGCGAGGACGTCGTGCCCACGTCCGTCTAG
- a CDS encoding RDD family protein, producing MGDLVTGEAVVLDLRVARLASRAVAFTFDVLVQFLLLLGVFLLSPVDLDSALSSALALSLTIAVLIGYPTAVESLSRGRSLGKVVMGLRVVRDDGGSIRFRHALVRALGGFFVDFWALGLGGAVALFVSLFSAQGKRVGDYLAGTVVVHTRAPKQTVSPVEMPPLLAEWASGLDLSQLSDELVLAVRQYLGRYHELSEQTRADLGARLADNVGVAVRSPRAEQVHPYQYLAAVLAERRNRASGAQQLGQ from the coding sequence GTGGGGGACCTCGTCACCGGTGAAGCGGTAGTTCTGGACCTGCGCGTGGCGCGGCTGGCCAGCAGGGCGGTCGCGTTCACGTTCGACGTGCTCGTGCAGTTCCTGTTGTTGCTCGGCGTGTTCCTGCTGTCGCCGGTCGACCTGGACAGCGCGCTGTCGTCGGCACTCGCGTTGTCGCTGACCATCGCCGTGCTCATCGGCTATCCGACCGCGGTCGAGTCGCTGTCGCGCGGCCGGTCGCTGGGCAAGGTCGTCATGGGCTTGCGGGTGGTCCGTGACGACGGCGGCTCCATCCGGTTCCGGCACGCCCTGGTGCGCGCGCTCGGCGGGTTCTTCGTGGACTTCTGGGCGCTCGGGCTGGGCGGCGCGGTGGCGTTGTTCGTGTCGCTGTTCTCCGCGCAGGGCAAGCGGGTCGGCGACTACCTGGCCGGCACGGTCGTGGTGCACACGCGGGCGCCGAAGCAGACGGTCTCGCCGGTGGAGATGCCGCCGCTGCTGGCGGAGTGGGCGAGCGGGCTCGACCTGTCGCAGCTGTCGGACGAGCTGGTGCTGGCCGTGCGGCAGTACTTGGGGCGCTACCACGAGCTCAGCGAGCAGACGCGGGCCGATCTCGGCGCGCGGCTCGCGGACAACGTCGGTGTGGCCGTCCGGTCGCCGCGCGCCGAGCAGGTCCACCCGTACCAGTACCTGGCCGCGGTGCTGGCAGAGCGCAGGAACCGTGCGTCAGGCGCCCAGCAACTCGGTCAGTAG
- a CDS encoding nuclear transport factor 2 family protein, whose protein sequence is MARTPAEIVEHVRRQVAGEQGHDSFADLFTEDGVMAYRFPAPFQQPEIKGRTEIRAYFDRMRGARVREKIEVQHVEAITRLTDDPDVVVAEITHKGWSKVKQDYYTFTAIGIIHLRDGEIARYDDYMNPLLLTELLGA, encoded by the coding sequence ATGGCACGCACACCGGCGGAGATCGTCGAGCACGTCCGCAGGCAGGTCGCGGGGGAGCAGGGGCACGACTCGTTCGCGGACCTCTTCACCGAGGACGGCGTGATGGCGTACCGGTTCCCGGCGCCGTTCCAGCAGCCGGAGATCAAGGGCCGCACCGAGATCCGCGCCTACTTCGACCGGATGCGCGGCGCACGGGTCCGGGAGAAGATCGAGGTCCAGCACGTCGAGGCGATCACCCGGCTCACCGACGACCCGGACGTGGTCGTCGCCGAGATCACGCACAAGGGCTGGTCGAAGGTGAAGCAGGACTACTACACGTTCACCGCGATCGGGATCATCCACCTGCGCGACGGCGAGATCGCGCGGTACGACGACTACATGAACCCGTTGCTACTGACCGAGTTGCTGGGCGCCTGA
- a CDS encoding TetR/AcrR family transcriptional regulator — MRADAARNREKVLAAARELFASKGIDVPLDEIAAHAGVGPGTVYRHFPTKQALFQAVTDARVSAMIESASTPSGDPGAALFAFLGRMADEAAAKRDLSDAIAVPSELRDQLHAALGGLLERAQAAGAVRADVTTKDLVALLKGMLQSLHEGANPALLLEIVTNGLQSSRKP; from the coding sequence ATGAGGGCCGACGCCGCACGGAACCGCGAGAAAGTGCTGGCTGCGGCACGGGAGCTGTTCGCGTCGAAGGGCATCGACGTGCCGTTGGACGAGATCGCCGCGCATGCCGGCGTCGGGCCCGGCACGGTCTACCGGCACTTCCCGACCAAGCAGGCGCTGTTCCAGGCCGTCACGGACGCGCGGGTGTCAGCCATGATCGAGTCGGCGTCGACGCCGTCCGGCGATCCCGGCGCGGCGCTGTTCGCGTTCCTCGGGCGGATGGCGGACGAGGCGGCGGCGAAGCGGGACCTGTCCGACGCGATCGCCGTGCCGTCGGAGCTGCGGGACCAGTTGCACGCGGCGCTGGGCGGGCTGCTGGAACGGGCTCAGGCGGCCGGGGCGGTGCGGGCGGACGTGACCACCAAGGACCTGGTGGCGTTGCTGAAGGGGATGCTGCAGAGCCTGCACGAGGGCGCGAACCCCGCGCTGCTGCTGGAGATCGTGACCAACGGGCTTCAGTCGAGCCGGAAGCCGTAG
- a CDS encoding energy-coupling factor ABC transporter ATP-binding protein — MVSRGWTGRPGGSATIVPETPAAPALHVSKLAFAYPDGHQALFGVDLRVERGERVAVLGPNGAGKTTFALHLNGVLSGGSGTVSIAGLDVTKANLREIRRRVGLVFQDPDDQLFCPTVREDVAFGPQNFGMSDVDDRVRDALQAVGMESVADRSPLHLSGGQRRRVALASVLACDPEVLVLDEPSANLEPVARRELAELLLGLGRTMLMVTHDLPFALQICPRSVLVDDGVVVADGPTRELLADADLLARHRLELPYGFRLD, encoded by the coding sequence ATGGTGTCGCGCGGCTGGACCGGCCGGCCGGGAGGCTCGGCCACGATCGTCCCCGAAACCCCTGCCGCCCCGGCGTTGCACGTCTCGAAGCTCGCCTTCGCCTACCCGGACGGCCACCAGGCGCTGTTCGGCGTGGACCTGCGGGTCGAGCGCGGCGAACGGGTCGCGGTGCTCGGCCCGAACGGCGCCGGCAAGACCACGTTCGCGTTGCACCTCAACGGAGTCCTGTCCGGTGGCTCCGGCACGGTCTCGATCGCGGGCCTGGACGTCACCAAGGCCAACCTGCGCGAGATCCGCCGCCGCGTCGGCCTGGTCTTCCAGGACCCGGACGACCAGCTCTTCTGCCCGACGGTCCGCGAGGACGTCGCGTTCGGCCCGCAGAACTTCGGCATGTCCGATGTGGACGACCGGGTGCGCGATGCGTTGCAGGCGGTGGGGATGGAGTCGGTCGCCGACCGCTCGCCGTTGCACCTGTCCGGCGGTCAACGGCGCCGGGTCGCGCTCGCCTCGGTGCTCGCGTGCGACCCGGAGGTCCTGGTGCTGGACGAGCCGTCGGCGAACCTGGAACCCGTGGCCCGCCGCGAGCTCGCCGAACTCCTGCTCGGCCTGGGCCGCACGATGCTGATGGTCACCCACGACCTGCCGTTCGCGCTGCAGATCTGCCCGCGCAGCGTGCTGGTCGACGACGGCGTGGTCGTCGCGGACGGACCCACCCGCGAGCTCCTCGCCGACGCCGACCTGCTCGCGCGCCACCGGCTCGAACTGCCCTACGGCTTCCGGCTCGACTGA
- a CDS encoding PDGLE domain-containing protein gives MKKFSIGFAVVSLLIAGVLSYFASGDPDGLDKTVEDTGIAEHAQEHPFAGSTFADYALGGDDRFTGLAGVLGVVVVLALSFGLFWVLRKKTKA, from the coding sequence GTGAAGAAGTTCTCCATCGGGTTCGCGGTGGTGTCGCTGCTGATCGCGGGTGTGCTGTCGTACTTCGCCTCCGGCGACCCGGACGGGCTGGACAAGACGGTCGAGGACACCGGGATCGCCGAGCACGCGCAGGAGCACCCGTTCGCGGGCAGCACCTTCGCCGACTACGCGCTGGGCGGCGACGACCGGTTCACCGGCCTCGCGGGCGTGCTCGGCGTGGTGGTCGTGCTGGCGCTGTCGTTCGGCTTGTTCTGGGTGCTGCGCAAAAAGACCAAGGCATGA
- a CDS encoding energy-coupling factor ABC transporter permease — protein MSPVAMHMSDGLLNAPVSVVFLVVAALGVGFALVKSRADLDDRTAPMAGLVATFIFAVQMINFPILPGASGHLLGGALAAILVGPYVGALCVTIVLVVQALLFADGGLTALGANITNMALIGTATGFLVAVALRRFAAKGKGGLAAVAFVSAFVNTVVAATGFVAEYAIGGVGGVEIGKVALLMWGLHALIGIGEGLITAVTVTSVASIRPDLVHLLKGGAKPLEVRS, from the coding sequence ATGTCACCTGTTGCCATGCACATGAGCGACGGTCTCCTGAACGCGCCGGTCTCGGTCGTCTTCCTCGTCGTCGCAGCGCTCGGCGTGGGGTTCGCGCTGGTCAAGTCCCGTGCCGACCTCGACGACCGGACGGCGCCGATGGCGGGCCTGGTGGCCACGTTCATCTTCGCCGTGCAGATGATCAACTTTCCGATCCTGCCCGGCGCCTCCGGTCACCTGCTCGGCGGCGCGCTCGCGGCGATCCTGGTCGGCCCCTACGTCGGCGCGCTGTGCGTGACGATCGTGCTGGTGGTGCAGGCGCTGCTGTTCGCGGACGGCGGCTTGACCGCGTTGGGTGCCAACATCACGAACATGGCGCTGATCGGCACCGCGACCGGCTTCCTCGTCGCCGTGGCGCTGCGGAGGTTCGCCGCGAAGGGCAAGGGCGGGCTCGCGGCCGTCGCGTTCGTCTCGGCGTTCGTCAACACCGTGGTCGCGGCGACCGGCTTCGTGGCCGAGTACGCGATCGGCGGTGTCGGTGGCGTCGAGATCGGCAAGGTCGCGCTGCTGATGTGGGGCCTGCACGCGCTGATCGGCATCGGCGAGGGCCTGATCACCGCCGTCACGGTCACGTCGGTCGCGTCGATCCGGCCGGATCTCGTCCACCTGCTGAAGGGCGGCGCCAAGCCGCTGGAGGTGCGGTCGTGA